From the genome of Bombyx mori chromosome 16, ASM3026992v2, one region includes:
- the LOC101745555 gene encoding mediator of RNA polymerase II transcription subunit 21 has product MADRLTQLQDTINQQAENFCNSIGILQQFSLPSKFPGFERGGSQTPQQPQSQEDYAVLFAALISRCAKDIDTLIESLPSEESSTELQVQSLRRLEAENKEAAEQLEEVVRQGEILLEKIQGALSDIAQCQLDMQNPALILNKDVKPQL; this is encoded by the exons ATGGCTGATCGCTTAACTCAGCTTCAAGATACCATAAACCAA caaGCTGAGAATTTTTGTAACAGCATCGGAATTCTACAGCAGTTCTCGTTGCCTAGCAAGTTCCCAGGCTTCGAACGCGGTGGTTCTCAGACTCCTCAACAACCGCAGAGTCAAGAGGATTATGCGGTTTTATTCGCGGCTCTAATTTCTCGTTGTGCTAAGGACATTGACACGCTCATCGAGTCTTTGCCCAGTGAAGAGAGTTCAACTGAGCTGCAAGTGCAAAGCCTTCGGCGACTTGAGGCCGAGAACAAGGAGGCTGCTGAGCAACTTGAAGAG GTAGTCCGTCAAGGAGAGATTCTTCTAGAGAAGATTCAGGGTGCTCTGAGTGATATTGCTCAGTGCCAGTTGGACATGCAGAATCCGGCTCTGATCCTCAACAAGGATGTGAAACCACAGTTATAG
- the LOC101740765 gene encoding solute carrier family 35 member G1 — protein sequence MPEHVELQQLVDMSVGSGDESIPNLLENKRPLIKRCPYLGLILATLSSLFFSLCSVIVKSLVNIDPMQLAMFRFIGVLLPTIPIVVYTEQPVFPQGKRLLLALRSIVGTVGLMLSFYAFRNMPLADASVIVFSVPVFVALFARVFLKEPCGMWNTISIILTLIGVILITHPPFLFGGTVTEHNSNYNSLRGAVAAFISTIFGANAYVLLRVLKGLHFSVIMTNFGAIAILQTFVYSFVFGLLCMPNCGTERFLVVCLALFSYLGQILLTMSLQLEQAGPVAIARSADIVFAFLWQVMFFNEIPSKFSICGAVLVLSSVMLVGLRKWALALPEDSSLRSKLGALAR from the coding sequence ATGCCAGAACATGTGGAACTTCAACAACTCGTGGATATGTCAGTCGGCAGCGGGGATGAGTCCATCCCCAATCTACTCGAGAACAAGAGACCTCTTATAAAGCGATGTCCATATCTTGGTTTGATTTTAGCTACTTTATCCTCTCTATTTTTCTCACTATGTTCAGTTATAGTAAAGAGTTTAGTCAACATAGATCCAATGCAACTGGCAATGTTTCGGTTCATCGGAGTACTTTTACCGACGATACCTATAGTTGTATACACCGAGCAGCCAGTCTTTCCACAAGGTAAACGTTTATTGCTAGCTTTACGTTCCATTGTCGGAACAGTAGGTCTCATGCTGAGTTTTTACGCATTCAGGAATATGCCGCTAGCAGATGCATCCGTCATAGTGTTCTCTGTGCCCGTTTTCGTAGCACTTTTCGCGCgagtttttttaaaagaacCCTGCGGTATGTGGAATACAATTTCCATAATTCTTACGTTAATTGGTGTTATATTAATAACACATCCGCCATTTTTATTTGGTGGTACAGTAACAGAACATAATTCAAACTATAACAGTCTTAGAGGAGCTGTAGCTGCATTTATATCGACAATATTTGGAGCAAATGCCTATGTTCTTCTAAGAGTACTCAAAGGATTACATTTTTCAGTGATCATGACAAATTTTGGAGCTatagcaattttacaaacatttgtctattcatttgtttttggcTTGCTATGCATGCCAAATTGTGGCACAGAACGTTTCCTTGTTGTTTGTTTGGCTTTGTTTAGTTATTTGGGTCAGATCTTATTAACAATGTCATTACAATTGGAACAGGCAGGCCCTGTGGCCATAGCTCGATCAGCTGATATTGTTTTCGCCTTTCTATGGCAGGTGatgttttttaatgaaatcCCAAGTAAATTTTCAATTTGCGGTGCTGTTTTAGTGTTGAGTTCTGTTATGTTAGTTGGTTTAAGGAAATGGGCGTTAGCTCTACCGGAAGACTCTAGTTTAAGGAGTAAATTAGGTGCACTTGCACGATAA